From the Mycobacterium sp. 155 genome, the window CGGGCGTGCGCGGCGACCTGCACGCCCATATCGACGTCGTGGTGCCGTCACGGCTCGATCACACCGACATAGAACTGCTGCGCAAGCTCAAGGAGAACCGGCCCCGCGACACCGCCGAGGTGCGTTCGACGCAGGCGTCGGCGGCGGCCGGGAACGGTGGGCTGTTCAGCAGGCTGCGCGAGACGTTCTCCGGCCGCTGACGGCCGTGGCACCGATGTGACCAGGGCGCTGTTCTACCTCGATGCGCTGCCTGCGCCCGGCGAGCTCGCCCTCCTGGACGGCGACGAGGGTTTCCACGCGGCCAATGTCCGGCGCATTCGGGCCGGCGAAGAGATCGACCTCGGGGACGGCGCCGGGACGCTCGCGCACTGCGTCGTCGAGGACACCGCCAAGGGCCGGTTGTCGGCGCGGGTGCTGGAGCGACGCGTCGTCGCAACTTCGCGCCCGTACGTGACCATCGTGCAAGCCCTGCCCAAGTCGGACCGGTCCGAGCTGGCCGTGGAGCTGGCCACCGAGGCCGGTGCCGATGCGTTCATCGCCTGGCAGTCGGCCCGGTGCGTGGCGCGCTGGGACGGACTCAAGGCGGACAAGGGGCTGCGTCGGTGGGAGGCGGTGGCTCGCTCGGCATCCCGGCAGGCCCGCCGGGC encodes:
- a CDS encoding 16S rRNA (uracil(1498)-N(3))-methyltransferase, encoding MTRALFYLDALPAPGELALLDGDEGFHAANVRRIRAGEEIDLGDGAGTLAHCVVEDTAKGRLSARVLERRVVATSRPYVTIVQALPKSDRSELAVELATEAGADAFIAWQSARCVARWDGLKADKGLRRWEAVARSASRQARRAHIPAVDGVVSTAELTRRVAAAAADGALVLALHESATEPITESALAQADSLILIVGPEGGIADEELVALNTAGARAVRLGPTVLRTSTAAAVALGAIGALTSRWV